In Clupea harengus chromosome 13, Ch_v2.0.2, whole genome shotgun sequence, one DNA window encodes the following:
- the LOC105890910 gene encoding IQ motif and ankyrin repeat domain-containing protein 1-like: protein MDRLEKEAFVTLVRREQEEAERERMKEEEERRKKKEEQRLRTRLLEAAFDGEEEEILAVLKEVTERDTKQGVGFDEAGKRLRLLSQLRMINCSDANGNTPLSEAAGGGHPEVIALLLERGGDVNTQVRERKIEHFAEG from the exons ATGGACCGCCTAGAGAAGGAG GCCTTTGTTACACTGGTGCGCCGGGAGCAGGAGGAAGCGGAACGTgagaggatgaaggaggaggaggagaggaggaagaagaaggaggagcagCGCTTACGTACACGGCTCCTGGAGGCCGCTTTCGAtggcgaggaagaggagatcCTGGCTGTCCTCAAAGAG GTTACCGAGCGGGATACGAAGCAAGGTGTGGGGTTTGATGAAGCGGGGAAACGCCTACGCCTTCTCAGTCAGCTGCGCATGATCAACTGCAGTGATGCCAATGGCAACACACCACTGTCTGAGGCTGCAGGTGGAGGTCACCCAGAGGTCATCGCCCTGCtgctggagagagggggtgatgtCAACACacaggtaagagagagaaagatagaacaCTTCGCTGAGGGATAG